A window from Theropithecus gelada isolate Dixy chromosome 1, Tgel_1.0, whole genome shotgun sequence encodes these proteins:
- the MUTYH gene encoding adenine DNA glycosylase isoform X1, producing MTPLVSRLSRLWAIMRKPRAAVGSGHRRQAASQEGRQKHAKSNSQAKPSACDAYAGMIPKCPGAPAGLARQPEEVVLQASVSPYHLFRDVAEVTAFRRSLLSWYDQEKRDLPWRRRAEDEVDPDRRAYAVWVSEVMLQQTQVATVINYYTGWMQKWPTLQDLASASLEEVNQLWAGLGYYSRGRRLQEGAQKVVEELGGHMPRTAETLQQLLPGVGRYTAGAIASIAFGQATGVVDGNVARVLCRVRAIGADPSSTLVSQRLWGLAQQLVDPARPGDFNQAAMELGATVCTPQRPLCSQCPVQSLCRARQRVGREQLLASRSLSGNPDVEECALNTGQCQLCLPASEPWDQTLGVVNFPRKASRKPPREESSATCVLEQPGALGGAQILLVQRPNSGLLAGLWEFPSVTWEPSEQLQRKALLQELQRWAGPLPATRLRHLGEVVHTFSHIKLTYQVYGLALEGQTPVTTVPAGARWLTQEEFHTAAVSTAMKKVFRVYQGQQPGTCKGSKRSQVSSPCSRKKPCMGQQVLDNFFRPHISTDASNLNSAAQ from the exons GCCATCATGAGGAAGCCACGAGCAGCCGTGGGAAGTGGTCACAGGAGGCAGGCAGCCAGCCAGGAAGGGAGGCAGAAGCATGCTAAGAGCAACAGTCAGGCCAAGCCTTCTGCTTGTGATG CCTATGCAGGGATGATTCCTAAGTGTCCTGGGGCCCCAGCAGGCCTGGCCAGGCAGCCGGAAGAGGTGGTATTGCAGGCCTCTGTCTCCCCATACCATCTATTCAGAGACGTAGCTGAAGTCACAGCCTTCCGAAGGAGCCTGCTAAGCTGGTACGACCAAGAGAAGCGGGACTTACCATGGAGAAGACGG GCAGAAGATGAGGTGGACCCGGACAGGCGGGCATATGCTG TGTGGGTCTCAGAGGTCATGCTGCAGCAGACCCAGGTTGCCACTGTGATCAACTACTATACTGGATGGATGCAG AAGTGGCCTACACTGCAGGACCTGGCCAGTGCTTCCCTGGAG GAGGTGAATCAGCTCTGGGCTGGCCTGGGGTACTATTCTCGTGGCCGGCGGCTGCAGGAGGGAGCTCAGAAG GTGGTAGAGGAGCTAGGGGGCCACATGCCACGTACAGCAGAGACCCTGCAGCAGCTCCTGCCCGGCGTGGGGCGCTACACAGCTGGGGCCATTGCCTCTATCGCCTTTGGCCAG gcaacCGGTGTGGTGGATGGCAACGTAGCACGGGTGCTGTGCCGTGTCCGAGCCATTGGTGCTGATCCCAGCAGCACCCTTGTTTCCCAGCGGCTCTG GGGTCTAGCCCAGCAACTGGTGGACCCAGCCCGGCCAGGAGATTTCAACCAAGCAGCCATGGAGCTAGGGGCCACAGTGTGTACCCCACAGCGCCCACTGTGCAGCCAGTGCCCTGTGCAGAGCCTGTGCCGGGCACGCCAGAGA GTGGGGCGGGAACAGCTCTTAGCCTCACGGAGCCTGTCGGGCAATCCTGATGTGGAGGAGTGTG CTCTTAACACTGGACAGTGCCAGTTGTGCCTGCCTGCTTCAGAGCCCTGGGACCAGACCCTGGGAGTGGTCAACTTCCCCAGAAAGGCCAGCCGCAAGCCTCCCAGGGAGGAGAGCTCTGCTACCTGTGTTCTGGAACAGCCTGGGGCCCTTGGGGGTGCCCAAATTCTGCTGGTGCAGAGGCCCAACTCAG GTCTGCTGGCAGGACTGTGGGAGTTCCCGTCCGTTACCTGGGAGCCCTCAGAGCAGCTTCAGCGCAAGGCCCTGCTGCAGGAACTACAGCGTTGGGCTGGGCCCCTCCCAGCCACGCGCCTCCGGCACCTTGGGGAG GTTGTCCACACCTTCTCTCACATCAAGCTGACATATCAAGTATATGGTCTGGCCTTGGAAGGGCAGACCCCAGTGACCACCGTACCAGCAGGCGCTCGCTGGCTGACCCAGGAGGAATTTCACACCGCAGCTGTTTCCACCGCCATGAAAAAG GTTTTCCGTGTGTATCAGGGCCAACAGCCAGGGACCTGCAAG GGTTCCAAAAGGTCCCAGGTGTCCTCTCCGTGCAGTCGGAAAAAGCCCTGCATGGGCCAGCAAGTCCTGGATAATTTCTTTCGGCCTCACATCTCCACTGATGCATCCAACCTCAACAGTGCAGCCCAGTGA